Proteins from a genomic interval of Arthrobacter sp. CAN_C5:
- a CDS encoding OFA family MFS transporter — MSWLAREHTIAPPGFNRWLIPPAALAVHLCIGQAYATSVYKTALVEHFDASLTQIGVIFSIAIVMLGLSAAVMGTWVDKNGPRMAMFTSALFWTSGFLIGSLGIFTNQLWLVYVGYGFIGGIGLGIGYISPVSTLIKWFPDRPGLATGMAIMGFGGGALIASPLSTQLLRMYDPNSSAEGWVASGEAVGFLFLTLAAVYLVYMMFGAFTIKVPAADWKPDGFDPSTVKTKALVTSDNVSAKNSIKTKQFWLVWIVLFCNVTAGIGILEQASPMIQDFFREADGSTAVTVAVAGGFVGLLSIGNMAGRFVWSSTSDIIGRKKIYMIYLGVGAILYTTLALAGAGTTILFVFLAFFIISFYGGGFATVPAYLRDLFGTYQVGAIHGRLLTAWSAAGIAGPLIINGFLDAQGTPGELTAAAYQPALLTMVGLLIIGFIANLMIKPVDSKFHEPKEKPDSGTSTKEPAMEA, encoded by the coding sequence ATGAGCTGGCTTGCCCGTGAACACACCATTGCCCCGCCCGGGTTTAACCGTTGGCTGATTCCCCCCGCAGCGTTGGCGGTGCACTTGTGTATCGGCCAGGCCTACGCAACCAGCGTGTACAAGACCGCACTGGTTGAGCACTTCGACGCGAGCCTGACCCAGATCGGTGTGATCTTCTCGATCGCCATCGTGATGCTTGGTCTCTCCGCCGCCGTGATGGGCACCTGGGTGGACAAAAACGGTCCACGCATGGCCATGTTCACCTCGGCCCTGTTCTGGACCAGCGGTTTCCTCATCGGTTCGCTCGGCATCTTCACCAACCAGTTGTGGCTGGTCTACGTGGGCTACGGGTTCATCGGTGGCATCGGCCTGGGTATCGGCTACATCTCGCCAGTTTCCACCCTGATCAAATGGTTCCCGGACAGGCCAGGACTGGCCACCGGCATGGCCATCATGGGCTTCGGTGGCGGCGCGCTGATCGCCAGCCCCCTTTCTACCCAGCTGCTGCGGATGTACGACCCGAACTCGAGTGCCGAGGGCTGGGTTGCCAGCGGCGAAGCGGTTGGCTTCCTCTTCCTCACACTCGCTGCCGTCTACCTCGTGTACATGATGTTCGGGGCGTTCACCATCAAGGTTCCCGCAGCGGACTGGAAGCCGGACGGCTTCGACCCCTCAACGGTCAAAACCAAGGCTCTGGTCACCTCCGATAACGTCTCGGCCAAGAACTCCATCAAGACCAAGCAGTTCTGGCTGGTCTGGATTGTGCTTTTCTGCAACGTGACCGCCGGCATCGGCATCCTCGAGCAGGCATCCCCGATGATCCAGGACTTCTTCCGCGAAGCAGACGGCTCAACAGCCGTGACTGTCGCGGTGGCCGGTGGGTTCGTCGGTCTGCTCTCGATCGGTAACATGGCGGGACGCTTCGTCTGGTCCTCCACCTCGGACATCATCGGCCGCAAGAAGATCTACATGATTTACTTGGGCGTCGGCGCCATCCTGTACACCACGCTGGCTCTTGCCGGTGCAGGTACCACCATCCTCTTCGTGTTCCTGGCCTTCTTCATCATCTCGTTCTACGGCGGTGGATTCGCGACCGTACCGGCTTATCTGCGAGACCTCTTCGGGACCTACCAGGTTGGTGCCATCCACGGTCGACTGCTGACCGCCTGGTCCGCAGCCGGTATTGCCGGACCCCTGATCATCAATGGTTTCCTTGACGCCCAGGGCACCCCCGGCGAGCTCACTGCGGCTGCTTACCAGCCGGCACTGCTGACCATGGTGGGTCTGTTGATCATCGGCTTCATCGCCAACCTGATGATCAAGCCGGTCGACTCGAAGTTCCATGAACCAAAGGAAAAGCCCGATTCCGGGACGTCCACCAAAGAACCAGCAATGGAGGCATGA
- a CDS encoding aldo/keto reductase → MEQRTLGKTARSVSTVGLGTWQLGADWGDVDPKDATAILHAAVDAGINFFDTADVYGDGRSEQTIGAFLADNPGLDITVATKMGRRGEQQPENYTLANFRQWIDRSRTNLRVDTLDLVQLHCPPSSVYSDAEVYDALDTLVSEGAIRNYGVSVERTDEAMAALKHGNIATIQIILNAFRLKPLDEVLPAAKAADVGIIARVPLASGLLSGKYSKDTTFAENDHRNYNRTGSAFDVGETFSGVDFSTGLTAVKEFEGLVPDGVTTAQAAIAWIIAQDGVTSVIPGARTVEQARANAAAADTGALGAELNKGVSKIYDRHFREAIHPRW, encoded by the coding sequence ATGGAACAACGAACTCTAGGCAAAACCGCACGCTCCGTTTCGACCGTAGGGCTGGGAACCTGGCAGCTCGGCGCTGATTGGGGGGACGTCGACCCGAAGGACGCCACCGCAATCCTCCACGCCGCAGTCGACGCGGGCATCAACTTCTTCGACACCGCCGATGTGTATGGCGATGGACGCAGCGAACAGACCATCGGCGCCTTCCTGGCGGACAACCCCGGGCTGGACATCACCGTCGCCACCAAGATGGGCCGCCGGGGGGAACAACAGCCGGAGAACTACACGCTGGCGAACTTCCGCCAGTGGATCGACCGGTCGCGTACCAACCTTCGCGTGGACACCCTCGACCTGGTGCAGCTGCACTGCCCGCCGTCGTCCGTGTACTCGGACGCAGAAGTCTACGATGCCTTGGACACCCTGGTCAGCGAGGGCGCCATTCGCAACTACGGCGTCAGCGTTGAACGCACCGACGAGGCCATGGCAGCCCTGAAGCACGGCAATATCGCCACCATTCAGATCATCCTCAACGCGTTTCGGCTCAAGCCGCTGGACGAGGTGCTGCCCGCAGCGAAGGCCGCGGATGTCGGCATCATCGCGCGAGTCCCCCTCGCCTCGGGTCTTCTCTCGGGCAAGTACTCGAAGGACACGACGTTCGCCGAGAACGACCACCGGAACTACAACCGCACCGGGTCAGCCTTCGATGTGGGCGAGACCTTCTCCGGTGTCGACTTCAGCACCGGCCTCACCGCGGTGAAGGAGTTTGAGGGACTGGTTCCCGACGGCGTCACCACCGCTCAGGCGGCCATCGCCTGGATTATTGCGCAGGACGGCGTCACCAGCGTGATCCCGGGCGCCCGCACTGTGGAGCAGGCACGCGCCAACGCCGCGGCCGCCGACACCGGCGCTCTCGGCGCGGAGCTCAACAAGGGTGTCAGCAAGATCTATGACCGGCATTTCCGCGAAGCGATCCACCCCCGCTGGTAG
- a CDS encoding SDR family oxidoreductase yields MARIVVVGGTGLVGHHVVDECVRRGHQTRSVGRHLPAHHSSRWVSGATYLQADVTTGEGLAAAMEEADVLIDVLDGHVGKGLRALDDGALNLLAAARGGGVRHAVLLSIVNADRAAFSYYRSKVRQEKIYQNSAVSSVVVRATQFHNFVAGVFDAGGKVGVLPVLKGAAFQPVSVQDVAGALADAATHEPAPTGVINVGGPQVLDMAELARIYRDVTGTTSRQVAIPLPGALGRFFSSGDNLAPDNPVDGLTFEDWLRHRSA; encoded by the coding sequence ATGGCGAGAATAGTGGTTGTCGGGGGTACTGGCCTGGTGGGTCACCACGTGGTGGACGAATGCGTCAGGCGCGGCCACCAGACGCGGTCAGTCGGCCGGCACCTTCCTGCCCACCACTCGTCCCGGTGGGTGTCCGGGGCCACGTACCTCCAGGCTGATGTGACAACCGGAGAGGGGTTGGCCGCCGCAATGGAGGAGGCCGACGTCCTGATCGATGTTCTCGACGGACATGTCGGCAAGGGGTTACGCGCGCTCGACGACGGCGCACTGAACCTGCTTGCAGCCGCCCGCGGGGGCGGGGTGCGCCATGCGGTACTGCTTTCGATCGTCAACGCGGATCGCGCGGCGTTCTCGTACTATCGTTCGAAGGTGCGGCAGGAGAAGATCTACCAGAACTCGGCCGTCTCCTCAGTCGTCGTGCGCGCCACCCAGTTCCACAATTTTGTGGCCGGCGTGTTTGACGCCGGAGGCAAGGTAGGCGTGCTGCCGGTCCTGAAAGGGGCTGCGTTTCAGCCGGTCTCTGTCCAGGATGTGGCGGGCGCCCTCGCCGACGCAGCAACTCACGAGCCTGCTCCCACCGGGGTCATCAACGTCGGCGGCCCGCAGGTGCTCGACATGGCCGAGCTCGCCCGGATCTACCGTGACGTGACCGGAACCACCAGCCGGCAGGTCGCCATCCCCCTGCCCGGTGCACTGGGCAGATTCTTCAGTAGCGGCGACAATCTGGCCCCCGACAACCCGGTTGACGGACTCACCTTCGAGGACTGGCTCCGTCACCGGTCTGCTTAA
- a CDS encoding glyceraldehyde-3-phosphate dehydrogenase: MHRDPSECLDTWMSREALAEGMIPVIGRLYRENNVVISIHGRSLINKSAMNILKAHRFARRISKEELFLEETAPLLRTLVDLDLGAAAIDIARLTQKFKADGGGASLEDFLRVELADVVDKRGADERTSTDVVLYGFGRIGRLVARLLIEKAGGGHGLRLRAIVVRKGADNDLMKRASLLRRDSVHGSFEGTIRIDEDANTITANGVHIQVIYSNDPSTVDYTAYGIKDALLVDNTGRWRDEEGLSKHLQSKGIARVLLTAPGKGALKNIVHGINHNTILPTDQIVTAASCTTNAITPVLKAINDRFGVVHGHVETVHSFTNDQNLIDNFHQGDRRGRSAALNMVITETGAAKAVAKALPELEGKLTGSSIRVPTPDVSIAILNLTLADGTSKDEVNTYLRETSLHSDLRKQVDYIDSPDVVSTDFVGSRRAGIVDGLATIANGTNLVLYVWYDNEFGYSCQVVRVMEEMAGVNPPSYPAKEPVAATVRSSAV; encoded by the coding sequence GTGCATCGCGACCCATCGGAATGCCTTGACACATGGATGAGCCGAGAGGCTCTCGCCGAGGGAATGATCCCCGTCATCGGGCGGCTGTACCGTGAGAACAACGTGGTGATCAGCATTCACGGCCGGAGCCTCATCAACAAGTCGGCGATGAACATCCTCAAAGCCCACCGGTTTGCCCGCAGGATCAGCAAGGAAGAGCTGTTCCTGGAGGAGACCGCACCGCTGCTGCGCACCCTGGTGGACCTGGACCTCGGTGCCGCGGCCATCGATATCGCCCGACTCACCCAGAAGTTCAAGGCCGACGGCGGCGGGGCCTCTCTGGAGGACTTCCTGCGGGTGGAACTGGCCGACGTGGTCGACAAGCGGGGGGCCGACGAGCGCACCAGCACCGACGTCGTCCTCTACGGGTTTGGCCGGATCGGCCGGCTGGTGGCCCGGCTCCTGATCGAAAAGGCCGGCGGCGGGCACGGTCTGCGGCTGCGCGCCATCGTGGTCCGCAAGGGCGCCGACAATGACCTGATGAAGCGGGCAAGCCTGCTCCGCCGCGACTCGGTGCACGGCAGCTTCGAAGGCACCATCCGGATTGACGAGGACGCCAACACGATCACCGCGAACGGTGTCCACATCCAGGTCATCTACTCGAACGATCCGTCCACCGTCGACTACACCGCCTACGGCATCAAGGACGCGCTGCTGGTCGACAACACCGGACGCTGGCGCGACGAGGAGGGGCTGTCGAAGCACCTGCAGAGCAAGGGCATCGCCCGCGTGCTCCTCACCGCCCCGGGTAAGGGCGCGCTGAAGAACATTGTGCACGGCATCAACCACAACACGATCCTGCCCACGGACCAGATCGTCACCGCCGCCTCGTGCACCACGAACGCCATCACCCCGGTGCTGAAGGCCATCAACGACCGGTTCGGCGTGGTGCACGGGCATGTGGAGACGGTCCACTCCTTCACCAACGACCAGAACCTGATCGACAACTTCCATCAGGGTGACCGGCGCGGCCGCTCGGCGGCGTTGAACATGGTCATCACCGAGACAGGCGCCGCGAAGGCCGTCGCCAAGGCCCTGCCCGAGCTCGAGGGCAAACTGACGGGCAGCTCCATCCGCGTGCCGACCCCCGACGTCTCGATCGCCATCCTCAACCTCACCCTGGCCGACGGCACCAGCAAGGACGAGGTCAACACCTACCTCCGCGAAACCTCGCTGCACTCCGATCTGCGCAAGCAGGTGGACTACATAGACTCGCCCGACGTCGTTTCCACCGACTTTGTCGGCTCGCGCCGGGCGGGGATTGTCGACGGGCTGGCGACCATCGCGAACGGCACCAACCTGGTGCTCTACGTCTGGTACGACAACGAATTCGGCTACAGCTGCCAGGTGGTTCGGGTGATGGAGGAGATGGCCGGAGTAAACCCGCCGTCGTACCCCGCCAAGGAACCCGTCGCGGCGACCGTGCGGTCCTCGGCGGTCTAA
- a CDS encoding ACT domain-containing protein, with product MKRHLTHAATADLICDLCGQLPEPGKTRVTLANVAVMLPIELLVHAAVVNTDLPYLAKVLVLAVTATALVIFVADPAAARLLRSFLHAPAIRRRRRLDTAAALWRARVLVRDEPGALERITRRLARLDINILSIHVHPAELGTLDEFVLSAPGGLREDDILGILHDAGGRAASIWPTTALALADGQTKALTLAARLTRDPSELRHVVAELLSAEVMHPGEVPPSSADRTILKIPTAWHGPLLFRRAGEPFTLAESARAHRLAEIAESVERAPVW from the coding sequence ATGAAGCGACATCTCACCCATGCAGCGACTGCCGACCTGATCTGCGATTTGTGTGGTCAACTTCCCGAACCGGGAAAGACCCGGGTGACGCTCGCCAACGTGGCGGTGATGCTTCCCATCGAACTGCTGGTGCACGCCGCGGTGGTCAACACCGACCTGCCGTACCTGGCCAAGGTGCTGGTGCTGGCGGTGACTGCCACGGCCCTGGTGATCTTTGTGGCCGACCCGGCAGCGGCCCGGCTGCTGCGTTCCTTCCTGCACGCGCCGGCTATCCGGCGTCGCCGTCGGCTCGATACAGCGGCAGCCCTGTGGCGGGCGCGCGTCCTGGTGCGGGATGAGCCGGGAGCGTTGGAGCGGATCACCCGCAGGCTGGCCCGGCTCGACATCAACATCCTCAGCATCCATGTGCACCCCGCCGAGCTGGGCACCCTGGACGAGTTTGTGCTGTCCGCCCCCGGCGGCCTCCGTGAGGATGACATTCTGGGGATACTGCACGACGCCGGTGGGCGGGCTGCCAGTATCTGGCCGACGACGGCACTCGCCCTCGCTGATGGGCAGACGAAGGCGTTGACCCTCGCTGCCCGGCTGACCCGGGACCCCAGCGAGCTGCGGCATGTGGTGGCCGAGTTGCTGTCGGCGGAGGTGATGCACCCCGGCGAGGTGCCGCCGTCGTCGGCGGACCGGACGATCCTGAAGATCCCGACCGCCTGGCACGGGCCGCTCCTGTTCCGGCGGGCGGGCGAGCCGTTCACCCTGGCGGAATCCGCGCGGGCGCACCGCCTCGCGGAGATCGCCGAGAGCGTGGAACGCGCACCGGTCTGGTGA
- a CDS encoding acyl-CoA thioesterase: protein MDQTNSVTLRFLAAPTDLGHSGSVDAGTVLEWVDKAAYAAAVGWAKSYCVTAYVGNIHFSDPVNVGDMVEVEATIVYTGRSSLHIQTVVSSGDVKGSGATMRSRCLVIFVAVGEDGKPLPVPPYEPSTPEEISRRDAAVARIAVREEIVEAMRGQVYTDEGTAEKVILRFLAAPTDVNWGGKVHGGTVMDWIDEAAYVCSARYCGQDTVAVFSGGVRFYRPLLIGDVVEVEARLVYTGNKGMHIAVHVRSGKPTEDEMHLTTYCLTVMVARDETGTAVAVPGWIPRSEEDRRLEAHARELLEIRGRAPGNRLPNHLTG from the coding sequence ATGGATCAGACCAACTCGGTGACCTTGCGTTTTCTGGCCGCGCCCACAGACCTCGGGCACAGCGGGTCCGTCGACGCCGGGACGGTGCTGGAGTGGGTGGACAAGGCCGCCTACGCCGCGGCGGTCGGGTGGGCGAAGAGCTACTGTGTCACCGCGTATGTCGGCAACATCCACTTCTCCGACCCTGTCAACGTGGGCGACATGGTGGAGGTCGAAGCGACCATCGTGTACACCGGGAGGTCGTCGCTGCACATCCAGACGGTAGTGTCCTCGGGCGACGTCAAGGGCAGCGGTGCCACCATGCGCAGCCGGTGCCTGGTGATCTTCGTGGCGGTCGGCGAGGACGGCAAACCGCTCCCGGTCCCACCGTACGAGCCGTCAACGCCTGAGGAGATCAGCCGCCGCGACGCGGCCGTGGCCAGGATTGCTGTCCGCGAAGAGATCGTCGAGGCGATGCGCGGGCAGGTCTATACCGATGAAGGAACGGCCGAGAAAGTCATCCTGCGGTTCCTCGCCGCGCCCACCGACGTGAATTGGGGCGGAAAGGTGCACGGCGGCACAGTGATGGACTGGATCGACGAGGCCGCCTACGTCTGCTCCGCACGGTATTGCGGGCAGGACACCGTGGCGGTGTTCTCCGGTGGGGTGCGGTTTTACCGTCCGCTGCTGATCGGCGACGTGGTCGAGGTGGAGGCCCGGCTGGTCTACACCGGAAACAAGGGCATGCACATTGCTGTTCATGTCAGGTCCGGGAAGCCCACGGAGGATGAGATGCACCTGACGACGTACTGTCTGACGGTCATGGTGGCGCGGGATGAGACTGGCACGGCTGTGGCGGTACCGGGGTGGATCCCCCGGTCGGAGGAGGACCGCCGGCTGGAGGCTCATGCGCGGGAGCTACTGGAAATCCGTGGCAGGGCGCCGGGTAACCGGCTCCCAAACCATCTCACGGGTTAG
- a CDS encoding thermonuclease family protein, translated as MAGASGCGSVSSDAQTGEVVRVIDGDTLIINFDGEDQRVRLLNVDTPETKHPDKAVECLGPEATAFLESMLPPGTPVGLDFDVEKTDQYDRVLAAVAVENGTLVNAEIARQGFGVAVLFEPNSKYFDVVKEAQAEATANEAGLYDPAVECTVPAEIEQVTATIAEAMEEPVGETAAAVATTVGALAAALAAAKTLHAALEAGEDSLRWLAHSTAAGVTLLAGLASTIDSGESQLVALESKVKTLESEEASAKAAAEKAKAAEAREAAAEKKRVAEAAAEKKWVAEAAAEKKRVAEAAADRERQEAAARAETERMAAEAAAAAEAERLAEAERERVRNLPAPYVPPAPQPYVPSAPQPSPPVVQPPPAVQEPYPGYTGPRCYAPGGKTWKPCP; from the coding sequence GTGGCTGGGGCATCAGGATGCGGTTCAGTCAGCTCGGATGCCCAGACGGGCGAAGTGGTCCGCGTCATTGACGGCGACACCTTGATCATCAACTTCGACGGCGAGGACCAAAGGGTCCGGCTCCTCAACGTGGATACCCCCGAGACCAAACACCCAGACAAAGCGGTTGAATGTCTCGGCCCGGAGGCGACCGCCTTCCTGGAGAGCATGCTTCCACCTGGCACCCCGGTGGGTTTGGACTTCGATGTGGAGAAAACTGACCAGTACGACCGTGTCCTTGCTGCAGTGGCTGTGGAGAATGGCACGTTGGTCAATGCCGAGATTGCCCGTCAGGGATTCGGTGTTGCGGTCCTGTTCGAACCGAACAGCAAGTACTTCGACGTCGTCAAGGAAGCGCAGGCTGAGGCAACCGCCAACGAGGCGGGTCTCTACGATCCTGCCGTGGAATGCACCGTTCCGGCCGAAATAGAGCAGGTGACGGCGACTATCGCCGAAGCGATGGAAGAACCGGTCGGCGAAACTGCCGCGGCCGTGGCAACGACCGTCGGCGCACTGGCCGCCGCACTGGCAGCAGCAAAAACGTTGCATGCCGCGCTGGAAGCGGGCGAGGACTCCCTGCGCTGGCTTGCACACTCAACCGCTGCCGGGGTGACGCTTCTTGCCGGGCTCGCATCCACGATTGACTCAGGTGAATCCCAACTCGTCGCTCTTGAGTCCAAGGTCAAGACGTTGGAATCGGAGGAAGCTTCGGCGAAGGCAGCTGCTGAGAAGGCGAAGGCTGCCGAAGCGAGAGAAGCTGCTGCAGAGAAGAAGCGGGTGGCTGAAGCTGCGGCGGAGAAGAAGTGGGTGGCTGAAGCTGCGGCGGAGAAGAAGCGGGTGGCTGAAGCCGCCGCCGATCGGGAACGCCAAGAGGCGGCGGCGCGGGCGGAGACAGAACGGATGGCGGCTGAGGCTGCCGCTGCTGCGGAAGCTGAGAGGCTTGCCGAAGCCGAGCGCGAGCGTGTCCGGAATCTCCCGGCCCCCTATGTTCCCCCGGCGCCACAGCCCTACGTTCCGTCTGCCCCGCAACCATCGCCCCCGGTTGTACAACCTCCCCCGGCCGTTCAAGAGCCGTACCCGGGTTATACCGGGCCCCGCTGCTACGCGCCCGGCGGGAAAACGTGGAAGCCCTGCCCCTAA
- a CDS encoding SDR family NAD(P)-dependent oxidoreductase, which produces MPGKTIVLTGASDGIGAAAARKLVADGHTVALVGRSAEKTKALARELGADHFVADFTKFEDVRTLAAALKSAYPRIDVLVNNAGGIFGDQTRTTDGYEKTLQVNHLAPFLLTNLLMDRLTSSSAVIVNTASVGARIFGNIDLDDLNNDKKYSANKAYGDAKLANILFAKELDRRYGGKGISAVSFHPGNVRTNFASDTTSIMRFIYQTPLGRLSGLISPEKGAELLVWLVEGTPGHDWISGEYYEKQKPAKTNPQAADTQLAANLWDKSAELVGLTPTH; this is translated from the coding sequence ATGCCCGGTAAGACCATTGTTCTCACAGGCGCCAGCGATGGGATCGGAGCCGCTGCCGCCAGGAAGCTCGTCGCTGACGGGCACACTGTCGCCCTTGTCGGCCGCTCTGCAGAAAAGACCAAAGCACTGGCCCGGGAACTGGGTGCAGACCACTTCGTCGCGGACTTCACGAAGTTCGAAGACGTCCGCACGCTGGCGGCCGCACTCAAGAGCGCCTATCCGCGCATCGACGTCCTGGTCAACAACGCCGGCGGCATCTTCGGAGATCAAACCCGCACCACCGATGGGTACGAGAAAACGCTGCAGGTGAACCATCTGGCACCGTTCCTGCTGACCAACCTCCTCATGGACAGGCTCACCTCGAGCAGCGCCGTCATCGTGAACACCGCGAGTGTCGGCGCCCGGATCTTCGGGAACATTGACCTCGATGACCTCAACAACGACAAGAAATACTCCGCGAACAAGGCCTACGGTGATGCGAAGCTCGCCAACATCCTCTTCGCCAAGGAACTTGACCGCCGCTACGGAGGCAAGGGCATCTCCGCGGTTTCCTTCCACCCAGGGAACGTCCGGACGAACTTCGCCTCCGACACCACCAGCATCATGCGATTCATCTACCAGACACCGCTAGGCCGGCTAAGTGGCCTCATCAGCCCGGAAAAGGGCGCAGAACTCCTCGTCTGGCTCGTCGAAGGAACCCCCGGCCACGACTGGATATCCGGGGAATACTACGAAAAGCAAAAGCCCGCCAAAACAAACCCACAAGCTGCCGACACCCAGCTCGCAGCCAACCTCTGGGACAAAAGCGCAGAGCTCGTCGGCCTCACCCCCACCCACTGA
- a CDS encoding DUF664 domain-containing protein, translating to MNDTQLLSQLTAGREHVLRSVEGLPEEALHRVMVPSGWSVVSLLNHLAFDDEMFWISAVLGGDQGAIERLHNGWASEPMTGAEAITAYRREIVRSDDILGGVDLDAPPCWIPPADVYGGPPMRDGHEVLFRVLVETSVHAGHLDIVRELFDGHQDLVVTS from the coding sequence GTGAACGACACACAGTTGCTTTCACAGCTGACCGCTGGCCGAGAACACGTACTCCGCTCCGTCGAGGGGCTACCAGAGGAGGCGCTCCACCGGGTGATGGTCCCGTCCGGTTGGTCGGTGGTCAGCCTCCTTAATCACCTCGCATTCGATGATGAGATGTTCTGGATTTCGGCCGTTCTCGGCGGTGACCAGGGAGCCATCGAACGCCTCCACAATGGCTGGGCGTCGGAACCGATGACCGGAGCAGAAGCGATCACCGCCTACCGGCGGGAGATCGTTCGCAGCGACGACATCCTTGGTGGCGTCGATCTCGACGCACCGCCGTGCTGGATACCCCCGGCAGATGTCTACGGCGGACCACCAATGCGTGACGGGCACGAGGTCCTCTTTCGCGTACTTGTTGAGACGTCCGTCCATGCGGGACACCTGGACATCGTGCGTGAGCTCTTCGATGGTCATCAAGATCTTGTCGTTACCTCGTAA
- the ppk2 gene encoding polyphosphate kinase 2: protein MVKKTRREATSQVLSKKDYEKELLRLQEELVALQEWVRATGTRLVVIFEGRDTAGKGGTIQRISGALNPRFCRVVALPAPTERERSQWYFQRYIAHLPAAGEIVLFDRSWYNRAGVERVMGYCTDEQYADFVDAAPMLEEALISDGIVLVKYWLSLSDSEQRRRFQQRIDNPAKRWKLSPMDLEAQARWVDYAEAKDRMFEFSDTERSPWWVVDADNKKEARLNLMAHLLSLLPYERPALPDIHLPERQNRIYERPPMNHQKFVPQRYRVGKSK, encoded by the coding sequence GTGGTCAAGAAAACGCGCCGCGAGGCAACCTCCCAGGTCCTGTCCAAGAAGGACTACGAAAAAGAACTTCTGCGGTTGCAGGAGGAACTGGTCGCGTTGCAGGAGTGGGTGCGCGCAACAGGCACGCGGCTGGTAGTTATTTTTGAAGGTCGTGACACCGCCGGTAAGGGTGGGACGATCCAACGAATTAGCGGGGCGCTCAATCCGCGCTTCTGCCGGGTGGTCGCTCTCCCGGCGCCGACTGAGCGCGAGCGGTCGCAGTGGTATTTCCAGCGTTACATTGCCCATTTGCCGGCGGCGGGGGAGATTGTGCTGTTCGACCGGTCTTGGTACAACCGGGCCGGAGTCGAGCGGGTGATGGGCTATTGCACTGATGAACAGTATGCCGACTTCGTCGACGCGGCCCCCATGCTTGAGGAGGCACTGATCTCCGATGGGATCGTCCTGGTGAAGTACTGGTTGAGCCTCTCCGACTCCGAGCAACGCCGTCGATTCCAGCAACGCATCGACAACCCCGCTAAGCGGTGGAAGTTGAGTCCCATGGACCTCGAGGCGCAAGCCCGTTGGGTTGATTATGCAGAGGCCAAGGACCGAATGTTTGAATTCAGTGACACCGAGCGCAGCCCGTGGTGGGTGGTGGACGCCGATAACAAGAAGGAAGCCCGGCTTAACCTGATGGCCCATTTGCTATCGCTGTTGCCTTACGAGCGGCCAGCGTTGCCGGACATCCACTTGCCCGAGCGCCAGAACCGGATCTACGAGCGACCGCCCATGAACCACCAGAAGTTCGTGCCCCAGCGCTACCGAGTCGGAAAATCTAAATAG